A region from the Polaribacter sp. Hel1_33_78 genome encodes:
- a CDS encoding DUF3098 domain-containing protein, with the protein MQKENNQKKEFLFGQKNYRIMLVGIVFIALGFIFMSGGGSDNPEVFNEEIYNWQRIRLAPTLVIIGLVIEIYAIFAKPKK; encoded by the coding sequence ATGCAAAAAGAAAATAATCAAAAAAAAGAATTTCTCTTTGGTCAAAAGAACTATAGAATCATGCTTGTTGGCATCGTTTTTATTGCTTTAGGATTTATTTTCATGTCCGGAGGTGGAAGTGATAATCCAGAGGTTTTTAATGAAGAAATATATAACTGGCAGCGTATACGATTAGCCCCAACTTTGGTAATTATTGGATTGGTAATAGAAATTTATGCTATTTTTGCCAAACCAAAAAAATAA
- a CDS encoding ABC transporter permease has protein sequence MSSKFDSYQKRRLQSSYISVVVSIALVLFMVGVLGLILLKSTKVANHVKEKVAITLFIKDKVTQKQIKSFRESLLEEIFTKKAIYTSKTQAAKKYSKEIGEDFLEFLGSNPLKNGIDIYLKADFVTPEKIQELENRFLKNAFVADVSYDKPLINLLTKNIKRISFWLFVFSGFFSLVAMILINSSIRLSIYSKRFNIKTMQMVGATKRFIRKPFIWRSIKLGMIGALFALIGLAFVIYYVDKYIPGLELLKDYFSLGYLVGGVLLSAFIITWVSTFFATQRFLNLKTDELYY, from the coding sequence AGACGCCTGCAATCTTCTTACATTTCAGTTGTAGTTAGTATTGCTTTGGTGCTTTTTATGGTGGGTGTTTTAGGGTTGATTTTATTAAAGTCTACTAAAGTTGCAAATCATGTCAAAGAAAAAGTGGCCATTACACTTTTTATAAAAGACAAGGTAACTCAAAAACAAATAAAATCGTTTAGAGAATCTCTTTTAGAAGAAATTTTTACAAAAAAAGCTATTTATACAAGTAAAACACAAGCAGCAAAAAAATATAGCAAAGAAATTGGTGAAGATTTCCTTGAATTTTTAGGGAGTAATCCTTTGAAAAATGGGATAGATATTTATCTAAAAGCAGATTTTGTTACACCAGAAAAAATACAAGAATTAGAAAATCGCTTTTTAAAAAATGCATTTGTAGCAGATGTTTCATATGATAAACCTTTAATTAATTTATTAACTAAAAATATTAAAAGAATCAGTTTTTGGCTATTCGTCTTCAGTGGTTTTTTTAGTCTAGTTGCAATGATTTTAATTAATAGTTCCATAAGATTGTCTATTTACTCAAAACGATTTAATATAAAAACTATGCAAATGGTTGGCGCAACAAAACGATTTATCAGAAAGCCATTTATTTGGAGAAGTATAAAATTAGGAATGATTGGCGCTTTATTCGCTTTGATAGGGCTGGCATTTGTAATTTATTATGTAGATAAATACATACCAGGTTTAGAACTTTTAAAAGATTACTTTTCGTTAGGATATTTAGTTGGTGGTGTACTTTTATCAGCCTTTATAATTACGTGGGTAAGCACATTCTTTGCCACACAGCGCTTTTTAAATTTAAAAACAGACGAACTTTATTATTAA